CCGCAGGCCAGAGTTTCACCAACGCCCCGCTCAAATACCCTGAGGTTGATCTCGGCTTTATCGAGAACCTGCATAAACCCGACATTACAACGTTTAGGAAAACGTTTGTGTTGTTCAATAACAGAGCCCAGCCGCTCAACAGGCGCACGATTCACATCGTCTACCTGCAAAACCGCGTGAGGGTTACCCATGGAAACAGCGCTGACTTCATATTCTTCACCATCAATGCGCAGATCGTAGGTAGGCCGTTGCTCCTGCGCCCTGAAGGGAATATCTTCCGGCACTAAACGGGGCACACCCATGTCTACCGACACTTCACCATTGGCAAGAATATTCAGCTCAATATTGCCACCAGCGGTTTGCACATGAATCGTATCCCGACCAATGAGCTTTTTATCCCTGACAAATTTGGCAAAACAACGGGCACCGTTGCCACATTGCTCTACTTCGCTGCCATCGGCATTGAAAATACGGTAACGAAAATCCATATCCGGATCGGTGGGTGGTTCCACAATCAACAGCTGGTCAAAGCCCACGCCAAACTGACGATCTGCCAGTCGGCGAATTTTATCCGTGGGCAACCTTACCGACTGAGTGACCATATCGACCACCATGAAGTCGTTACCCAGCCCATGCATTTTTGTAAAATGTAACAGCATAAAAACTCGTTCTGTCCTTCCGGTGGTTCAGGCTTTTTATCAGGCTATTGCGCTAGGAGGCTGTCCGAGAATAGACTGCCCTACTGCGGTGACAGCAAATTGGTCTAAAAAATCGCTTTTGTTCGTCAAATAGCTCGCTATTCTCCTTACAAAACCGCTTTTTCATCCTCAATTTTCTGCCATCCTCGCTACGGGCGCTATTCTCGGACAGCCTCCTGGCATAGTTTCCGGCGCCAGCTGTTCTGCAATGGTTTCACGACGTCGAACCAGATGCATCTGATCACCATCCACCAGAATTTCAGCACAGCGGTTACGGCTGTTGTAGTTCGAACTCATACCAAAACCATAAGCCCCTGCTGATTTCACCGCCAGCAGATCACCCTCTGCTATTCGCAACGCCCGGTCTTTGCCAAGGAAGTCACCGGTTTCACATATTGGCCCTACAATATCGCAAACCAGTGCTTCTTTACTATCATCGGGTCGAACGGGATCGATACCATGCCAGGCACTGTAAATAGACGGACGCAGCAAGTCATTCATGGCGGCGTCCACTACGGCAAAATTCTTGTGATCTGTGCGTTTGATCAGCTCCACCTGTGTCAGCAAAATCCCTGCCTGACCGACAATCGATCGACCAGGTTCAACCACCAGTTTCAGGTTTCGTCCTTCCAGCCGTGCCTTCACTGTATTGAGATAATCCGAAGGTGTCGGAGGCGTTTCATCGTTGTAGGCGATGCCCAGCCCGCCACCGATATCAATATGCTTCAGCTCGATCCCCAGTTGTTTCAGGTTATCAACGAGTAACAGCAAGCGATCCAGAGCGTCGATAAAGGGCTCACCGTTGGTCAGCTGGGAACCGATGTGACAATCGACACCAACAACATCGATGTTCGGCATTTCGGCTGCCCGCTGATAAACCGTCTGCGCGC
Above is a window of Endozoicomonas montiporae CL-33 DNA encoding:
- the dapF gene encoding diaminopimelate epimerase: MLLHFTKMHGLGNDFMVVDMVTQSVRLPTDKIRRLADRQFGVGFDQLLIVEPPTDPDMDFRYRIFNADGSEVEQCGNGARCFAKFVRDKKLIGRDTIHVQTAGGNIELNILANGEVSVDMGVPRLVPEDIPFRAQEQRPTYDLRIDGEEYEVSAVSMGNPHAVLQVDDVNRAPVERLGSVIEQHKRFPKRCNVGFMQVLDKAEINLRVFERGVGETLACGTGACAAVVAGQLQGLLGDDVRVNLPGGTLNIHWPGEGHSVIMTGTASRVFEGQTRL
- the lysA gene encoding diaminopimelate decarboxylase — translated: MDWFSYREGELHAEQVAASSIAGQFGTPAYVYSRAGVEAGYKAYKEALYDVPHLIAYAVKANGNLAVLNILANLGAGFDIVSVGELERVLAAGGDPAKVVFSGVGKQRHEIQRALQVGVHCFNVESETELERIQQIAESMGKLASVSLRVNPDVDAQTHPYISTGLRDNKFGIDINRAQTVYQRAAEMPNIDVVGVDCHIGSQLTNGEPFIDALDRLLLLVDNLKQLGIELKHIDIGGGLGIAYNDETPPTPSDYLNTVKARLEGRNLKLVVEPGRSIVGQAGILLTQVELIKRTDHKNFAVVDAAMNDLLRPSIYSAWHGIDPVRPDDSKEALVCDIVGPICETGDFLGKDRALRIAEGDLLAVKSAGAYGFGMSSNYNSRNRCAEILVDGDQMHLVRRRETIAEQLAPETMPGGCPRIAPVARMAEN